The proteins below come from a single Ruegeria sp. THAF33 genomic window:
- a CDS encoding phasin family protein produces MAKTQDFTAIMKDMMGAFPVDTTAMEGAFKSTASLNEKLSGVALDAAEKSAEISNKWTKDTLAKLSEMSKAKAEPADYAKAATDFASASAEVAAENLAAFAEIAKKVQTETVELLMAAGKDAAEEATAAVKKATNEVTTAAKKAAAAK; encoded by the coding sequence ATGGCAAAGACCCAAGACTTTACCGCGATCATGAAAGACATGATGGGTGCATTTCCGGTGGACACCACCGCAATGGAAGGCGCATTCAAATCGACCGCTTCGCTGAACGAGAAGCTGTCGGGCGTTGCCCTGGACGCTGCTGAGAAATCGGCCGAGATCTCGAACAAATGGACCAAGGACACCCTGGCCAAGCTGAGCGAGATGTCGAAAGCCAAGGCAGAGCCTGCTGACTACGCAAAAGCCGCAACCGACTTCGCAAGCGCGTCGGCTGAAGTTGCAGCTGAAAACCTGGCCGCTTTCGCTGAAATCGCGAAAAAAGTTCAGACCGAAACCGTCGAGCTGCTGATGGCTGCCGGCAAAGACGCCGCGGAAGAAGCAACCGCTGCCGTCAAAAAGGCGACCAACGAGGTCACCACCGCAGCCAAGAAAGCTGCAGCTGCAAAGTAA
- the phaR gene encoding polyhydroxyalkanoate synthesis repressor PhaR encodes MSDQEKPLLIKRYASRRLYNTETSDYVTLEDIAGFIRDGREVQIIDLKTGDDLTRQYLLQIIAEHESRGENVLPVNVLNDLVRSYMLPGGGMMPQFLQSSFEMLRESQNKMMENMSAMNPMSQMPGFDALQAQQQAFLKAMTSGLSSGWSSPEKEEDKSEPKEDLDDIKKQLAELQQKLSKLN; translated from the coding sequence GTGTCGGACCAAGAAAAACCGCTGCTGATCAAGCGCTACGCCAGCCGTCGGCTGTATAACACCGAGACCAGCGATTACGTGACGCTCGAAGACATCGCGGGGTTCATCCGTGACGGGCGCGAAGTACAGATCATTGATCTGAAAACCGGCGATGACCTGACGCGCCAGTATCTTCTGCAAATCATTGCCGAACATGAAAGCCGGGGTGAAAACGTGCTGCCGGTGAATGTACTGAATGATCTGGTGCGCAGTTACATGCTGCCGGGCGGGGGGATGATGCCCCAGTTTCTGCAAAGCTCGTTCGAGATGCTGCGCGAAAGCCAAAACAAGATGATGGAAAACATGAGCGCGATGAATCCGATGTCTCAGATGCCGGGTTTTGACGCGTTGCAGGCGCAGCAACAGGCTTTCCTGAAGGCGATGACCAGTGGGCTGTCCAGCGGATGGTCCAGCCCGGAAAAGGAAGAGGACAAGTCCGAACCAAAAGAGGATCTGGACGACATCAAGAAACAGCTGGCCGAGTTGCAGCAAAAACTGTCCAAGCTGAACTGA
- a CDS encoding alpha/beta hydrolase, whose protein sequence is MTTSEDQMPDVSEEHIERIKENMEKVEQLSKRLIEIMASKKSHTPALDGPNQELFARAATAYWADAWQNPAKLLEQQIEFWGKSVLNFAEAQKALTTGEVETEETKPGDKRFSNPLWETNPYFRLIRQQYLTNAEAIAQAVSSVDDLDAKDKRRLQYFSQQIIDMMAPTNFLATNPDALQKAVETEGQSLIKGLENLVSDLEANDGELVVKLADESAFEVGGNLATTPGEVIYRNRMMELIQYKPVTETVYETPIVLFPPWINKFYILDLKAQNSMIKWITEQGYTLFVVSWVNPDESYAETGMEDYIQDGFLTAIETAKKICKVKQVNAVGYCIAGTTLSLTLSLLKQRGDKSVKSATLFTALTDFSDQGEFTPFLQNDFIDGIEEEVKKEGVLRSWIMARTMSFLRSRDLIYGPAIRSYMMGEVPPAFDLLYWNGDGANLPAKMAVEYLRGLCQRNEFATDGFELMGHKLKLEDVDVPLMAITCETDHIAAWKDCYRGVQKMGSRSKTFVVSESGHIAGIVNPPSKKKYGHYTNPDMKSDASTWLKEADFHEGSWWPMWDAWLKKRSGKQVPAREPGDSKHPSLASAPGTYVVAKPNA, encoded by the coding sequence ATGACAACAAGTGAAGACCAAATGCCGGACGTGTCCGAAGAACATATTGAACGCATTAAAGAAAATATGGAAAAGGTCGAGCAGCTCTCGAAGCGCCTGATTGAAATTATGGCGTCAAAAAAGTCGCACACCCCAGCGCTGGACGGCCCGAATCAAGAGCTTTTCGCACGAGCAGCAACAGCGTATTGGGCCGATGCATGGCAAAATCCCGCCAAACTGTTGGAGCAACAAATAGAATTCTGGGGCAAGTCGGTTCTCAACTTTGCCGAAGCGCAGAAAGCGCTGACAACGGGTGAGGTGGAAACCGAGGAAACCAAGCCCGGTGACAAACGGTTTTCCAATCCCCTTTGGGAGACAAACCCTTATTTCCGACTGATCCGGCAGCAATACCTGACGAACGCGGAAGCGATTGCGCAGGCTGTCTCGTCGGTCGATGATCTGGATGCCAAGGACAAACGACGCCTACAGTATTTCTCGCAGCAGATCATCGACATGATGGCGCCCACGAATTTTCTGGCGACTAACCCGGATGCTCTGCAAAAGGCGGTCGAGACCGAAGGTCAGTCGCTGATAAAAGGGTTGGAGAACCTTGTTTCAGACCTCGAAGCCAATGATGGCGAGTTGGTCGTCAAACTGGCGGATGAAAGCGCGTTCGAGGTTGGTGGAAACCTGGCGACAACGCCGGGCGAGGTCATATATCGCAACCGGATGATGGAGCTGATCCAATACAAGCCGGTGACTGAAACGGTTTACGAGACGCCCATCGTTCTGTTCCCGCCCTGGATCAACAAGTTCTATATTCTAGATCTGAAAGCCCAGAACAGCATGATCAAATGGATCACCGAACAGGGCTATACCCTGTTTGTCGTAAGCTGGGTGAACCCGGATGAAAGCTACGCCGAAACCGGCATGGAAGACTATATTCAGGACGGTTTCCTGACCGCAATCGAAACGGCCAAGAAGATCTGCAAGGTCAAACAAGTCAACGCTGTGGGTTATTGCATCGCGGGCACGACGCTGAGCCTGACCTTGTCCTTGCTGAAACAGCGTGGCGACAAATCGGTCAAATCCGCAACGCTGTTCACGGCACTGACGGATTTTTCCGATCAGGGTGAGTTTACGCCATTCCTGCAAAACGACTTTATCGACGGAATCGAAGAGGAAGTAAAAAAGGAGGGCGTTCTGCGGTCGTGGATCATGGCGCGCACCATGTCGTTCCTGCGATCACGCGACCTGATTTATGGTCCGGCCATTCGCAGCTACATGATGGGGGAAGTGCCTCCGGCCTTTGATCTGCTCTACTGGAACGGCGATGGTGCAAACCTGCCAGCAAAAATGGCCGTGGAATATCTGCGAGGCCTCTGCCAGCGCAACGAGTTCGCAACCGACGGTTTCGAGTTGATGGGGCACAAGCTGAAACTCGAAGACGTGGATGTGCCGCTGATGGCCATAACCTGCGAAACCGACCACATCGCGGCATGGAAAGACTGTTACCGCGGCGTGCAGAAAATGGGCTCGCGGTCCAAAACCTTCGTGGTTTCAGAATCGGGTCATATTGCGGGCATCGTGAACCCGCCCAGCAAGAAGAAATATGGCCACTACACCAACCCGGATATGAAGTCGGACGCCAGCACCTGGCTGAAAGAAGCTGATTTTCACGAGGGGTCCTGGTGGCCCATGTGGGACGCGTGGTTGAAGAAGCGCTCCGGCAAGCAGGTTCCGGCCCGTGAGCCGGGTGATTCGAAGCACCCGAGCCTTGCATCCGCACCCGGGACTTATGTTGTGGCGAAACCAAACGCCTGA
- the phaZ gene encoding polyhydroxyalkanoate depolymerase, whose protein sequence is MRYMMTYDLMESMRNTNQWLGATASAMASYPLFSMTPNPAFSWMAAWGEVTERTFQRMIVKPDWGIRTFTCEDGKDHLVEITTVLERPFGDLVHFRVNGREEQPRKVLLVAPMSGHYATLLRSTVKSLLVNCEVYITDWHNARDIPVSAGKFDVEDYTLYLVDFMKELGPDTHVVAVCQPAPLTLAATAYLAEVEPKAQPSTLTLIGGPVDPDATPTDVTDFGRRVTMGQLEETMIQRVGFKYKGVGRMVYPGLLQLASFMSMNADRHSKAFSDQIQRVIRNEASDLDAHNRFYDEYLAVMDMTAEFYLSTVERVFKNREIARNEFVVAGHKVDIGKITDVAVKSVEGANDDISAPGQCIAALDLCTGLPDSKKASHVEPGAGHYGIFAGRSWRDNIRPLVIDFMNENSRKKPRRAANTNKVA, encoded by the coding sequence ATGCGCTATATGATGACCTACGACCTTATGGAGTCCATGCGTAACACCAACCAGTGGCTTGGTGCAACCGCAAGCGCGATGGCGTCCTACCCGCTGTTTTCCATGACACCCAACCCGGCGTTCAGTTGGATGGCTGCCTGGGGCGAAGTCACCGAACGAACCTTCCAGCGAATGATCGTCAAACCTGACTGGGGCATTCGTACCTTCACCTGCGAGGATGGAAAGGACCATCTGGTCGAGATCACGACCGTTCTGGAACGCCCCTTCGGCGATCTGGTTCACTTCCGTGTCAACGGCCGGGAAGAACAACCGCGCAAGGTCCTGCTGGTTGCGCCCATGTCCGGCCACTACGCCACGCTGCTGCGCTCGACCGTCAAAAGCCTGCTGGTTAATTGCGAAGTTTACATCACCGATTGGCATAATGCGCGCGATATTCCTGTGTCTGCCGGCAAGTTCGATGTCGAAGACTACACGCTCTACCTTGTAGATTTCATGAAGGAACTGGGGCCGGACACGCATGTCGTCGCGGTTTGTCAGCCCGCCCCGCTGACACTGGCGGCCACCGCCTATCTGGCCGAGGTCGAACCCAAGGCTCAACCCAGTACCCTGACACTGATTGGCGGGCCGGTGGACCCGGACGCGACCCCGACCGACGTCACCGACTTTGGACGCCGTGTGACGATGGGTCAGCTGGAAGAAACCATGATTCAACGAGTCGGGTTCAAGTACAAAGGTGTCGGGCGTATGGTTTACCCCGGCCTGCTGCAACTGGCGTCGTTCATGTCGATGAACGCCGATCGCCACTCCAAAGCGTTTTCCGATCAGATTCAGCGTGTTATCCGCAACGAAGCCTCGGACCTGGATGCCCATAACCGTTTCTATGACGAATATCTTGCGGTGATGGACATGACGGCCGAGTTCTATCTGTCGACGGTCGAACGCGTGTTCAAAAACCGCGAGATCGCACGCAACGAATTTGTTGTCGCCGGCCACAAGGTGGATATCGGCAAGATCACCGATGTTGCCGTGAAATCGGTCGAAGGTGCGAATGACGATATCTCGGCGCCCGGTCAATGTATTGCTGCCCTGGACCTGTGCACCGGCTTGCCAGACAGCAAAAAGGCCAGCCACGTAGAACCCGGAGCGGGCCACTATGGCATTTTCGCGGGCCGCAGCTGGCGCGACAACATTCGCCCGCTTGTGATTGATTTCATGAACGAAAACAGCCGCAAGAAACCTCGCCGCGCAGCGAACACCAACAAGGTCGCCTGA
- a CDS encoding glutamine synthetase family protein, whose protein sequence is MADWTDKLPEAAKAYFHGQRLDEVECIISDLPGIARGKAVPASKFAKQSYFHLPDSIFYQTITGGWGEAAGDDGFIEKDMILKPDFSTTSAAPWTGDWTLQVIHDAYDRDDNPIPYSPRNVLKRVVQLYHDKGWKPVVAPEMEFFLVAPNVDPAQGIKPMMGRSGRPAAARQAYSMTAVDEFGPVIDDIYDFAEHQGFEIDGITQEGGAGQLEINLRHGNPVKLADEVFYFKRLIREAALRHNCFATFMAKPIEEEPGSAMHIHHSIIDMETGQNIFSGPQGGETDAFYHFIAGLQNHLPAGLAVMAPYVNSYRRYVKDHAAPINLEWARDNRTTGIRVPLSGPESRRVENRIAGMDCNPYLGIALSLACGYLGLVEQERPRRQFYGDAYEGEGDIPQVMGEALDLFDEATALHEVLGPEFARVYGIVKRAEYEEFLQVISPWEREHLLINV, encoded by the coding sequence ATGGCTGATTGGACCGATAAACTGCCGGAAGCCGCAAAGGCATATTTCCACGGGCAACGACTGGACGAAGTTGAATGCATCATTTCGGACCTGCCGGGCATTGCGCGCGGCAAGGCGGTGCCTGCATCAAAATTCGCAAAGCAATCCTATTTCCACCTGCCCGACAGCATTTTTTACCAGACCATCACGGGGGGCTGGGGCGAAGCGGCCGGCGATGACGGGTTCATCGAAAAGGATATGATCCTGAAGCCCGATTTCTCGACCACTTCCGCTGCGCCGTGGACGGGGGATTGGACATTGCAAGTGATCCACGACGCCTACGACCGGGATGACAATCCGATCCCCTACAGCCCGCGTAACGTGCTCAAGCGTGTTGTGCAGCTTTATCATGACAAGGGATGGAAGCCGGTTGTTGCACCAGAGATGGAGTTCTTTCTGGTTGCCCCCAACGTGGACCCGGCGCAGGGCATCAAACCCATGATGGGGCGTTCCGGCCGCCCGGCCGCGGCGCGGCAGGCCTATTCCATGACGGCCGTGGACGAGTTTGGCCCGGTGATCGACGACATCTATGATTTCGCCGAGCATCAGGGGTTCGAGATCGACGGCATCACGCAGGAAGGCGGCGCCGGGCAGTTGGAAATCAACCTGCGTCACGGCAATCCGGTGAAGCTGGCCGATGAAGTCTTCTATTTCAAACGCCTGATCCGCGAGGCCGCGCTGCGCCACAATTGTTTTGCCACCTTCATGGCCAAACCGATCGAGGAAGAGCCGGGCTCGGCCATGCATATCCATCACTCGATCATCGATATGGAAACCGGTCAGAACATCTTTTCTGGTCCTCAAGGGGGTGAGACGGACGCGTTTTACCACTTCATCGCCGGTCTGCAGAACCACCTGCCCGCTGGTCTGGCGGTCATGGCACCTTATGTGAATTCCTACCGGCGCTATGTGAAGGATCACGCGGCACCGATCAATCTGGAATGGGCCCGTGACAACCGCACCACCGGTATTCGCGTGCCCCTGTCCGGCCCGGAATCGCGGCGCGTCGAGAACCGCATCGCCGGGATGGACTGCAACCCGTATCTGGGCATCGCGCTGTCGCTTGCCTGCGGCTATCTTGGCCTGGTCGAGCAGGAACGCCCACGTCGTCAGTTCTATGGCGACGCTTATGAAGGCGAGGGCGATATCCCGCAGGTCATGGGCGAAGCGCTGGACCTGTTCGACGAGGCCACTGCCCTGCACGAAGTTCTGGGCCCCGAATTCGCCCGCGTTTACGGCATCGTCAAACGGGCCGAGTACGAGGAGTTCCTACAGGTCATCTCTCCGTGGGAACGTGAACATCTGCTGATCAACGTCTGA
- a CDS encoding FAD-binding oxidoreductase, with protein sequence MNLLYSNDRKGQYPDSWYAATAHPMDRFPALSEDTKADVCVVGGGYTGLSAALHLAEAGFDVVLLEAHRVGFGASGRNGGQLGSAQRMDQEDLERLVGDADAAKLWELAEDAKDLVKSLIAKHKIACDLKPGVAVLGLSKSEQKELHDHARHLSERYGYDQIELLDENAGHSLCPSPAYHGGYLDMGAAHLHPLNFALGLAQAAAKAGVRIHESTEVTGIDEGQTAVIRTAHGNVRAEHVILACNGYLGDLNRSVAARVMPINNFIAATEPLGEDTAQVLTRDVAVADTKFVVNYFRLSADGRLLFGGGESYGYRFPSDVAAKVRKPMTEIFPHLRDVKIDYAWGGTLAITMRRMPYLARVAPNILSASGYSGHGVGTATHAGQLMAMAIQGQAEGFDTMARVPALSFPGGPALRSPLLVLAMTWFALRDRLGV encoded by the coding sequence GTGAACCTGCTCTATTCCAATGACCGCAAGGGCCAGTACCCTGACAGCTGGTATGCCGCGACGGCACATCCGATGGATCGCTTTCCCGCGTTGTCAGAAGACACCAAGGCGGATGTATGCGTTGTCGGTGGCGGTTATACGGGGCTGTCCGCGGCCCTTCATCTGGCCGAAGCCGGATTCGACGTCGTGCTGCTTGAAGCGCACCGCGTCGGCTTTGGCGCGTCGGGCCGAAACGGCGGCCAGTTGGGCAGCGCGCAGCGGATGGACCAGGAAGACCTCGAGCGTCTTGTAGGCGATGCCGACGCCGCCAAGCTGTGGGAACTGGCTGAAGACGCCAAGGATCTGGTCAAATCCCTGATTGCAAAACACAAGATCGCCTGTGACCTGAAACCCGGTGTCGCCGTTCTGGGCCTGAGCAAATCCGAGCAAAAAGAACTGCATGACCACGCCCGCCATCTTTCCGAGCGGTACGGATACGACCAGATCGAGCTGTTGGACGAAAACGCGGGTCATTCGCTGTGCCCGTCGCCAGCTTATCACGGGGGGTATCTGGATATGGGTGCGGCGCATCTGCACCCTCTGAACTTTGCATTGGGATTGGCGCAAGCCGCGGCCAAAGCGGGCGTTCGCATCCATGAAAGCACCGAAGTGACCGGTATTGACGAGGGCCAGACGGCTGTGATCCGAACTGCTCACGGCAACGTTCGGGCCGAGCACGTCATTCTGGCCTGCAACGGGTATCTGGGCGACCTCAATCGTTCCGTCGCCGCCAGGGTCATGCCCATCAACAATTTCATTGCGGCCACCGAACCCCTTGGAGAGGACACCGCCCAGGTTTTGACCCGGGATGTGGCGGTTGCGGATACGAAATTCGTGGTGAACTATTTTCGCCTCAGCGCCGATGGCCGCCTCTTGTTCGGAGGCGGCGAAAGCTATGGCTATCGCTTTCCATCAGATGTCGCCGCCAAGGTCCGCAAACCGATGACCGAGATTTTCCCGCATTTGCGGGATGTGAAGATCGACTATGCCTGGGGCGGAACGCTGGCCATCACAATGCGGCGGATGCCGTATCTGGCCCGTGTCGCACCCAATATTCTTTCGGCTTCGGGATATTCCGGTCACGGTGTCGGCACTGCGACCCATGCCGGACAACTCATGGCGATGGCGATTCAGGGTCAGGCCGAAGGGTTTGACACGATGGCACGCGTGCCCGCGCTGTCTTTTCCAGGCGGCCCTGCCCTGCGCAGCCCGCTTCTGGTGCTGGCCATGACTTGGTTCGCACTGCGCGACCGGCTTGGGGTCTGA
- a CDS encoding DegT/DnrJ/EryC1/StrS aminotransferase family protein: MTLPPNVHDAEPIPAAAKDAIEALMQSGDLFRYTAPQDAPVALLEAEFAELLGTKYALAVSSCSAALFLSLKALGLPRDARVLIPGFTFAAVPSSVVHADCIPVLCEVGENYRIDMADFEAKLDNVQAVIISHMRGHTSDMDAIMALCDTRNIPVIEDAAHSLGTTWHGRNIGTIGKVGCFSFQSYKMINAGEGGILITNDADLVARAVIMSGAYEHNWKKHKGPQGDNSPELEEAFARWQNKLPLYNLRLSNLSAAVIRPQLPELARRVRDGLANHDYVAGRLNTSSHIEVPAPLPPEQRAPDSIQFNLVGMQEHEIRAFAAASEARGVKVQVFGLSEDNARAFWNWQFLPETFDLPKTRDMLMKACDVRLPVRLTREELDVIADILLASVGEVTGPMPVYGT; the protein is encoded by the coding sequence ATGACGCTGCCCCCCAACGTTCACGACGCCGAACCCATCCCTGCCGCCGCCAAGGACGCGATCGAGGCCCTGATGCAGTCAGGTGACCTGTTCCGCTATACCGCACCGCAGGATGCCCCGGTGGCCCTGCTGGAAGCCGAGTTCGCGGAACTGTTGGGCACGAAATACGCCTTGGCGGTGTCGTCCTGTTCGGCCGCGTTGTTTCTGTCGCTCAAAGCACTGGGCCTGCCCCGCGATGCGCGTGTTCTGATCCCCGGCTTCACCTTCGCGGCCGTGCCGTCGTCGGTCGTCCACGCCGACTGCATTCCGGTTCTGTGCGAAGTGGGTGAAAACTATCGCATCGACATGGCCGATTTCGAGGCCAAGCTGGACAACGTTCAGGCAGTCATCATCAGCCACATGCGCGGGCATACATCCGACATGGATGCGATCATGGCCTTGTGCGACACACGAAACATTCCGGTGATCGAGGATGCCGCGCATTCGCTGGGCACCACATGGCATGGCCGCAATATCGGTACGATCGGAAAGGTCGGATGTTTCTCGTTCCAATCCTACAAGATGATCAATGCCGGCGAAGGTGGCATCCTGATCACGAATGATGCAGATCTTGTAGCGCGGGCCGTCATCATGTCGGGCGCGTATGAGCACAATTGGAAGAAGCACAAAGGTCCTCAGGGTGACAATTCACCCGAACTGGAAGAGGCCTTTGCCCGCTGGCAGAACAAGCTGCCGCTGTACAATCTTCGCCTGAGCAACCTCAGCGCGGCGGTGATCCGTCCGCAACTTCCGGAACTGGCGCGCCGCGTCCGCGATGGCCTGGCGAACCACGATTACGTGGCCGGTCGCCTGAACACCTCGTCTCATATCGAGGTTCCCGCCCCGCTGCCCCCCGAGCAGCGTGCGCCGGATTCAATCCAGTTCAATCTTGTCGGAATGCAGGAACATGAGATCCGCGCCTTTGCCGCAGCGTCCGAGGCACGCGGCGTCAAGGTTCAGGTTTTTGGTCTGAGCGAAGACAACGCCCGCGCCTTCTGGAACTGGCAATTCCTTCCGGAAACTTTCGACCTGCCCAAGACGCGCGACATGCTGATGAAGGCCTGTGACGTGCGCCTGCCCGTCCGCCTGACCCGCGAAGAGCTGGACGTGATTGCAGACATCCTGCTGGCATCGGTTGGCGAAGTGACCGGCCCGATGCCGGTTTATGGCACGTAG